One Thermoanaerobacter pseudethanolicus ATCC 33223 genomic window, GATGCGAAAGCTTTTAATTATTCTATAGAAATGCTGGCTAAGGCATTGGAAGGGAGAAAATTTGATCTCATTGCTGCTCCGGAAGCAAGAGGCTTTTTGTTTGGAGCGCCACTGGCTTACAGATTAGGAGTAGGATTTGTTCCTGTAAGAAAACCGGGTAAATTGCCGGCAGAGACTTTAAGCTATGAATATGAACTGGAATATGGGACAGATTCTCTTGAAATACACAAAGATGCTGTTTTAGAGGGACAAAGAGTAGTGATAGTCGACGATTTGTTGGCGACAGGAGGCACAATTTACGCTTCTGCAAAATTGGTGGAAAGCTTAGGGGGAATTGTAGATTCTATTATTTTCTTGACTGAATTAACTTTTTTAGATGGTAGAAAAAAGCTTGACGGATATGATATAATTTCATTAATAAAGTTTTAATCAAAAGTGGCTTTGAGCCACTTTAATTATAAGGTGTGATAACTATGTTGGACAAAGTGATAAATAGGATAAAAAAATACATGGGTGATGATGCAAATTTAGAGTTAATATACAAAGCTTATGACTTTGCTGTAAATGCCCATGAGGGCCAAATGAGAAACTCAGGAGAGCCATATATTGTTCATCCCATAGAAGTTGCATTTATTT contains:
- a CDS encoding adenine phosphoribosyltransferase translates to MTLEEIKMMIREIPDFPKKGIKFKDITPVLKDAKAFNYSIEMLAKALEGRKFDLIAAPEARGFLFGAPLAYRLGVGFVPVRKPGKLPAETLSYEYELEYGTDSLEIHKDAVLEGQRVVIVDDLLATGGTIYASAKLVESLGGIVDSIIFLTELTFLDGRKKLDGYDIISLIKF